The Prunus dulcis chromosome 3, ALMONDv2, whole genome shotgun sequence genome segment CCGTCAACATTATTTTTCTCAGTGCCTTTAAACAATTGGGGGTCAGTGAGAATCTCCTCACCAACGTTGCCCTACACTCGTCGCCTTCGGTGGAGGACATGTGTAATCCCTTGGCCACATGCCCCTAACCTTGTCTATAGGGGCATACCCGAAGCGCACGAGCATTACTATAGATTTCATCGTAGCCGAGTGCCGTTCCTCATACAACGTTATTCTCGGCCGTCCCTCCATTGGTGACCTAAATCTGTCAATCAACATGAGAGCATTACTAATCAAGTTTCCTGCACCCCGTGGGATCGACACCATCAGGGGAGACCAAGAGTTGGCTCGGACATGCTACTCCTCCTCGACGAAGTTGAAAGCCAAGTTGACCTACGAGGCATTTTGTGTAGAAACTTGCAAGGTTGACACCTTGACCACCTCTTCGGATGTCATATACCCAAGAGGAGAGATCAGTCCCGTCAACCCACGATCAGTCGAAGACCTGGAACACCTGGCACCTTTTCCCAACCACCCAGATCGGCTCCCAGCTCACGCCAATAGTTCATTAGCAACTGGTTAGATTCTTGATGGAGAATATTGATGTTTTCACCTGGTCCCATGAGGATATGCGCTGAATCAGCTCCGACATAATTACCCACCGCCTTAACATCGATCTGCAACATCGGCCCATCCGCTAGAAGCGTTGGTCATACGACGTTGTCCGATATGCCGCGATGAAGACAGAGGTGGCCAAGTTACAGAAGAACAATTGCATTCGTCTGGTGGAATACCCCAGATGGTTGTCCAATGTTGTCATGGTTCGAAATATGGAGGACAAATGGAGAATGTCAACATGGCTTGCCCCAAGGATAGCTTCCCCTTATCCAGAATCGACCAACTGGTTGATGCCACAGCAGGGCACGAGTTGTTGAGCTTCATGGATGCCTACTCGGGTTATAACCAGATTCGCATGCACCTAGCCGACCAAGAAAGCACTCGTTTATCACTGCTCAAGGCATATATTGTTATCATGTTATGCCATTCGGCCTCAAGAACGCAAGGGCTACCTATCAACGACTGGTCAACCGCATATTATTCAACCAGATAGGTAAGGGCATGAAAGTCCATGTGGACGATATGTTGGTAAAAAGTATCTGCGCTGATCAGCACATCGTTGACCTCGCTGCCACTTTTGTAATCTTATGGAGCTATGACATGAAGTTGAATCCAGCCAAATGTGTGTTTAGGGTCGGCTCAGGGaaatttctagggtttttggtCAGCCACAAGGGTACCGAAGCTAACCTATAGAAAATCCAGGCCCTCATCGGAGTGACCCAGCCCAAGACTCGGAAAGAGATCCAGAGCCTCACAGGATGAGTAGCAGCGTTAAACCGATTCATCTTCAAGGTTACTGACTGATGTCTCTCCTTCTTTAAATCACTTAAAGGCAATAAGAAGGTAATAAATTGGACACCCGATTCTGCTTTGGCATTCGAGAATTTAAAAATACACATGGGACAAGCCCCCATACTATCAAAACCCGAGGTCGGGGACGTCCGATCTTTATATCTCTCCGTCTCCTCATCGCTCGTAAGCTCAGTACTCTCCCGAGACTAGGACAACACCCAGCACCTAGTCTACTATGTGAGCAAGGGGTTGATTGAAACAGAGACACAGTATCACCAATCGAGAAGTTGGCCCTCGCCCTGATCACAACAGCTCGGAAGCTATGCCCCTACTTCCAAGCCCACTCCATCCTAGTCCTTACTGACTAGCCACTAAACTTGGTCCTAAGAAAACCCGAGACCTCAGGACGCCTTATCAAGTGTTCGGTAGAACTGGGGCTAGTTTAATATCACCTACCAGCCGCGCACAGCCAAGAAAGCGTAGGCCATCCCCGACTTCATTTTGGAATTCACCACACAAGCCTACAATCCCAACAGGTAAAGGGCAAGTGAGCTGGTTCCAAACCCAGCACAGCCTGGCACGGACAATGACCAGACCACCGACCCGACTAGGCCACAATGGACCTTATTTGTCGATGGTGCTTCCAATTTACAGGGTTGTGACGCTAGCCTAGTTCTCATATCTCCTAGTGGAATCACAGTGGAATATGCTATGCCATTTCACTTCCAGTCATCAAACAACAAGGCAGAGTACGAAGCTCTCCTTGCAGGCCTCCGCTTGGCAAAAGAACTGGGGGCTAAGCATATCTACATCAATAGCGACTCGCAACTTGTGGTTAATCAAGTGACAGATGAATATCAGGCCCGGGGACAATAGATGACCACATACGTACAGAAGGTCAAAAACCTCCTCGCCTCTTTTCAATCATATACTCTCATCCAGATCCCCCGTACCCAGAACGCCATGGCCGACTCGCTGGCTCGCCTTGCCTCGGCTCTTGATACCGAGCTAACCAGAAATATCCCCATCGAGTATCTAGCCGAAAGGAGCATAGACCACAGGGATTGCACCAACATGGCCATAGATGAGACGCCTACCTGGATGACCCCAATATGGGCCTTCTTAACTAATGGCGCACTCCTCCAAGACAAGGTCCAGGCTCGACAGATCAAGGCCAGAGCCACACGCTATACTATCATAAACCAGAAATTATACAAGTACTCCTTGCTCTTGTTCTTGTGTGTTACCCCCGAAAAGGGACTCGAGGCCCTCTAGGAAATTCACGAGGGAATATGTGGTGACCATGCTGCGGCTCGTTCCATGGCAAACAAGGTGGTTCGCAGAGGGTATTTCTGGCCCAGCATCAAAGCTGAAGCCAAACGCCTTGCTACATCTTGCCGCCCTTGCCAATTCTTCACAACCATACTTCACCAACCACCCGAGCGCCTTACAACCATGACCAGCCCTGGCCATTCCCACAATGGGGTCTCGATCTAATTGGGCCTATGCCTAAAGGGAAGGGGTAGACCACTCACGCGGTCGTCGCTGTGGATTATTTCACCAAATAGGCAAAAGCGGAACCATTAGCCACCATCATAGCTGCGAAGGTACAAAGCTTCGTCTGGAAAAATATAGTCTATTGTTTCAGTATCCCTCACACCATCATCACAGACAATGGCAAGCAATTTGACTGCTgttgagacccaaaaaattcatgattggGCCCGAATAAATTACCAGCCCGAAGCGCcatttttattaagaaaaggcGTAAAAAAAAGAGGTACCCGAAAGCTTGCCACatgcaaattgaaattcaTACGCCATGCTAGCTCTACAAGCCCATGCCAAAATTAAATATCAAAGAtgataaaaagagaaacataaaGCACGCCAAgcgacatgccatgccaagcacGAAATCGTCATTCCACACCCAAGCACATCATAagcctaagtgggcccaagccactcaaaatgcccggggcttgcttgagtgggttgtggtatggatggtaacgggttgtcatgaggcccattgatgggacgagaaatggaggttccgggttgcttgggagcctcgggacccaagcccatttcttaggcccaaatatatgggtgagcaaaaggggaaaaataactcaaccaaaattaACCTAGTCAAAGGATAGCCCAACCAAAAGCCCAATGTTTAAATAGCCCACTTATTTAGTAGAGTATCTTAGCCCatacaaaatttcacaataagCCACAAAAGCCCCAACCCTTTGCTAGAAAAATAGAAGCCATGAAGGAGAGGTCTGTAGAGTCACTAAACAGAGCCGCTGGAAACTGTCAGCACATGGGaatggatcaagttccaaaacaaaacaccagAGAGACCAATGGATATTAGCATATAAGTTGTCAGGAAGGGGAGTATCCTTTCAAACCAGCATATACACCCAGGTGTTTTCCTTTATTAGTACTGCTccaggaaagagaaggaagagggTAGCCAAGAGTGGAGTTTCCTACTGAAATAGCCGCGGGAAAGGGGGGTCTTGAGCCCCAAAACTcctgattttatgcaaatggaTGAGGGAAAATCTCACCCAGATAGGAAAGtcaagagaagagaagaaaagggaTGGACAGACTTGCCAAGATTGGgaagaaaccattagggtttcttgggaaagGATGGTTTCCCGCAGCTATAAAAGGAGGTCCCCTCCACCtagcaaaaaccaacccaggctgagagagcaagcttcctctcttactagCAAAAATCCAGTAGCCCtattcactcttcttcttcgttcttCTCTGTTAACAGACTATTTTCAGagtctgtcaagctgccggaagaagtAATGCCCTTCCTTTACCCCTTTTAGCCAAGATCATCCTGCAAACCTTGTCTCCCTCATCTTAAACACGGCTTAATTTTCGAACTCAGGCACATGGGGCAATTCCAGTAATTTCCCTtttacggcagcccagcccatttgcagctgccggaagaaaaagACCCCCACAACTGCACGAAGTTTTGAGACTTCTGCTTCGACCTAAAAATCAACCTCTGATTCTTCTTCCCAGCTCACCCACAGGCGAATAGGCAAGTTAAGGCCATAAACAAACTTATTAAGCGAACACTGAAAAAAAAGTTGGGGGCTAAAAAAAGAGCTTGGTTGGAACTCCTACCAGAAGTCTTATGGGCATACCACTGCACCGAGCGCACCTCTACAGGAGAAACCCCATATTTTACTCGCATTCGGAGTTGAGCCAGTGATTCCCATTAAGGTTGGCATCCCCACACATAGGGTCACCCACTACACACCCGAGCAGAATAAGGAGCAACTTAACATCAGTATGGATCTACTCGAATAGCATCGACTTTGAGCTGCCCTTCATCTTGCCACATATCAACAACAAACAGCTCGGTACTATGACCAGCATGTTCGCGAGTGTAATTTTCGACCTGGGTACTTGGTTCTCTGAAAAATCCTACTTGGAACCAAGGATAGGACCGCTGGTACTTTGGAGGCTAATTGGGAAGGACCTTACCAAGCCCTCGACATTGCCTGACCCGGCACATATCTGCTCGCCGAATTAAACGGCAAGAAGTTGCCTTATCCATGGAACGCCGAGCACCTAAGGAAGTACTACACTTAGGTAGCCGGATATGCTTTCATCCAGGCATACCAACTATTTTTGTCTCCATTTATCGCCTATTATGTTTCCCCACCGAGCACGATCACGGTACCGAACCTACATGGAGCAGTGATGTGCTCGACTTGAAATCATTGTAACTTAACCTCCTGCACTTCATGAAATTTTTGTACTAAGTTGTACGTCGTATTCTCCTTTTTGTTCGTTGTATTCTCCCTTTTATATTCCTGGTCAGTACTTTATATATTAgtggttttcttctttaagCTATGTTGTTTTCCGCCTCTGGTTAGCTCTGCTTACACTAACACGCACATAAATGTTCACAAAAGTAACACTTGTACAAATCATTTTGCTAAGGGAAAATCGTTAAAAACACAAgtaaaaagtttaaaaagttcaggaaaatgaaacaaatgtaCTAAGCACGTTCACTTACAAAATGCCGACCAGACGGCCTTTTAACATTGTTTAGAAGTTGCACATTCCTAGTCAAAAAattacaaccaaaaaaaaaaaaaaaaaaaagactaacaAAGAAGGGGGAGATCAGACATTCCTAGCACTATAAATATACCACGGCAACTTCAATGCTATCGCCAGCAGGGTCGGCACTCGCAACAATCGCTTCGACCTCCTTAATAATGGAGCCGATACTCGCCACTGGCTCAGCACTGGTAGCCCCAACATCAATACCTGGAGCAGCGAGTCTGGCGCTTTCTGTAACTGCCTCTGTACTCTGAGCAATTATGCCCCCACCTTGCTCTGCCTCGAACTCCCCCGCTTCATCTATGAGAAAGCTCCAATCTAAGGCAAGGTACTTCTCTCCAACCTTCTCAATTAGGTCGAAGTATCCCTCCACCCGTTGGGCTATTAGCTTCTCCGGGTACTCAGCGGAATCCATGAAGTTTTTGATGGCAGAGTCATAGCATGAGCGCAACTCAGAGGTAAAGGCCTCAATCTTCTGCTTTACCAGACTCTTCTGCACCACTGATGGCTCTTGGCTGAGCCCGCGCTTTTCTTCCCGAAGCTTTCCCAATGACGAGGCTAGCTCTgtattcttcttttcctcttcttccagGCAGCCGCGCATCTGCTCCAGTTTTTCTTCCACCTTCGCTTTCTCCCCCACCATCCGCTTCAGCTTGGCAACCGTCACTGCTTGCTCATCCTTCTTGCCTCGTTCAAACTGACAGTGAACAACCACGTTTTGAGCGGTGTAAACAGCTTCATGGTTGCCTGCTCCAAAACAATAGTTAGAACTAGAGGACCGAGTACAAAAAAGATTCGTTTGGGAGGCAAGGATACTCACCTTCAGTTGGTCCTCCAGAGCAAACATGGTCATACCACTGTAGCTCATCCCCTCAGTAAAAAGCCCCACAACTACGTTCACCTTCAGAATACGCTTCACTGCCTTCTGGTATGCGCCGAGCGCTACAGCCCTGTCCGTCCATGGTAATAGTGGACAGCCTATGGGGTCCACGCTCACCTTCCCGGGTCCTTCTAAGGTAGCAAAACCCATGGGCCTCTTCCCAGTGTCCCTCATTGGCTCATCTTCCTCCCGCCTCTTTCTAGTGTCTTGGGGTACGTGGTCCTCTGCTCGCCTCTTTTGTCTTTCCTGAGCAGGGCTGGAGATCACGCTAGGTACTTGGCTCCTAGCCGCGGACATATGGGGAGACGCACCAACCTGAATTGGCTACGCACCACCACCCCATCCACCGGAGGAACCCTTGGCCAACTTCATAAGCTTAGCCTGTATGGCTGGATCATTTCGACTCGACTTCACCACTGTATCAACATGCACCGATTACCGACCACTCTGACCGACCATACCATCTACACTTATCATGAAATCACACAACTCACCTGCAGTGCTCATTAGGCCTTCGCTTGCAAGGAGTCTATATGCAGCCCTCTCGGTACTCGGCAAAGCTAATACTAGGCTCATCTGCTCTTGCTCGGTATAGGATAGGTCGGGTCGGTCCAACTCAATTACAAAACCAACACTTGCTTAGCtcctaaaatatatatatatatattatatatataccaataaaaaataaaaaataaaaaaggtgaCACAAGTAACAGCTATGTGGGCATATTCGTAGTAAGCAAACAATGGCTTAAAAAACGAATCTTGTAGACCGCCCAACCTGGCATTCTAAAGCACCTCTGAATCCTAGGGCACCTTGACTCTGTCCCCTCGGCAAACTCCCACGCCCCAGATGCATAGAACCAGTGCGGTTTCCATGTTTCCTAAGAGGAGGGATTACTCTCGATTATCTTCCCTTTTGCAATCTAGAGGTAGCTGAAGCCGATATGGACTTCTCTTCAGTAAGAAGCAGTGTAACACCTGGTTTATAGTAGGCTCTGTATTGAACGTCCGCCACCACAACTCCTGCACACTTAACATCGTTCGGTACACGTTTGGATTCATCTGATACGGGCTACACTGAGCCGACTCGTCTATTCCTGTAAGCACTGCGATAACGGCAGATGAACCCCCTGCGTCAGCATATCTGAACACAAGGTCATCCTCCAAAGGAGGGCATGCTCGGCTTCTCATCCCAAGTGGCGCCCTCAGTATCACACTGCTCGGTATCTCATACTCCGCCCGCAATCAGTCTAACTTCTGTTGCGTCATATGGCTTGGGTATTCATCAGCCGACCACCCCTCCTTTGCCACCTCAGCTCCTACGCTCACCCCAGCCTCCTCACCCAAGCCTGGGGCCACCTTTACACCCTTATCACTAACTAACACCTCATCACCACCCTCATTTCTTGCACTACCCGACCCAGCTACGGCCATTGTGACTCCGAGTCCATCGCCCTCGCCACTTTGGTTACACCCTACCCTTCTGCTGACCCATCGGTACTCGAAATTTCCACCGAGGCCAATGGACATACCTTCACCCATCTGATCGGTCACGTCATACATCTGCTCTACCACATCTTCATCCTCTCTGTCATCTCTAAAAGCAGACCAGCTGCTCAGCGTTTCTTGAGAATCAGACATATCTGATCAGCTCGACATCTATTGTACTCCCACACCACTTCAAACACCACCAATTAGAGGAATGAGGGCATTTGAGAATCAAACTGTaccaaaacaaagaacaaatcGAAGAACACACACCAAACCCAGTGCAACCAAAAGACACTCACAGCACAACAGAAGAAagaggaaggaaagaaaagagaaagggaaaGAGGTAGAGAGAACTTACCAAGAACAAACTGATTCTTGGTACAAATGCACACTGTGGAGAactattttttgtataaatcaCTCCAAGCTCTTGCACGGCAACAATGGCGAAGCAAAACGGGAAATCAAGCAAAACTTGTGGTGCTTCTCCTTTTTAAAGCACCTCACCCGACCATCTCCATGGTCCATACCTCTCCCACCTCACCTAAGATGCGCATACGTGGGGACACGCGACCCTCCATCAGTCGAAGCAATGCGATACGAACCGGCGAGACCTCTCACAGAACCCAAAGTCAACAACCACTAATACGCCGACTGCTCAGCCAACCACTCTTTTGCATGTCATATCTACTCAAGTGCACCTTTTTCAAAACTTGGCACCCAGGGCTCAAAGGAGACCTCATCGGCTGGGAACTTGGGGGCTGCATATACTGACCAGACCTGTGCGCCGAATCACTCGAAATAGGCTCGGTCacccaaaatataaaaactgaACAAACTCCCCACCCAAGATTGGCTCTTTGAGTTGAGAGTTGGGGGGCTACTATTGATAGCTCATACTATCACTACAAGCCGAGCCTATCTTGAAGTGTCATTTAGCTACAGCAGACTGAGTCACTTATATACGGACCCGATCATACAAGGGATACCATCACCAATCTTCCTAGTCAAAACGCAGCAGACTCGAAGAAGGGGCCAGTGCTTGGATAACTAAGAACCTACACGAGCACAGGGCTGGGCCTTCCGTGTCACATCTCGGGATCAGCtctgccgtagcacgatattgtccgctttggacCCCCCTCTCTgtcctcacggttttgtttctgagaactcacgagcaacttcccagtaggtaacccatcctgggattgctctagccccaactcgtttaacttcggagttcctatgactccgaagccagtgaactcccaaaaggcctcgtgctagatggaggcgggcatgtacatataaggcacatcaccccctctccgttggtcaaTGTGGGATATTACATTCCGACCAGAGGTATATTACGAACTGATAGACCCGACCAGGCTCCTGTTA includes the following:
- the LOC117621761 gene encoding uncharacterized protein LOC117621761; the protein is MENVNMACPKDSFPLSRIDQLVDATAGHELLSFMDAYSGYNQIRMHLADQESTRLSLLKGCDASLVLISPSGITVEYAMPFHFQSSNNKAEYEALLAGLRLAKELGAKHIYINSDSQLVVNQVTDEYQARGQ